The proteins below come from a single Gaiellales bacterium genomic window:
- the uppS gene encoding polyprenyl diphosphate synthase, with protein MPAAAVGRLRRLIRLRRLTPVEQPMPDSATAVAIIMDGNGRWARRRGLPAIAGHRAGTQALRRTVEAAPGLGVRSLAVYAFSTENWGRPEQEVDDLMALFTETIRDQFPDLHRQGVHVRFVGRRDRCPPELLELMVDMEVRTASNTRLDLWVAFDYGGRDELVRAAQALARDGVSADAIDENALRAHLYAPEMPDPDLVIRTSGELRVSNFLLWQAAYAEYHFTPTLWPDFDGEELGDALAAYATRRRRFGKR; from the coding sequence ATGCCCGCTGCCGCCGTCGGCCGCTTGCGCCGCCTGATCCGGTTGCGCCGGCTCACCCCCGTCGAGCAGCCGATGCCCGACTCGGCCACCGCCGTCGCCATCATCATGGACGGCAACGGCCGCTGGGCCCGCCGTCGCGGCCTCCCCGCAATCGCCGGCCACCGCGCGGGCACCCAGGCGCTCCGCCGCACCGTCGAGGCCGCTCCCGGCCTCGGCGTCCGCAGCCTCGCCGTCTACGCCTTCTCCACCGAGAACTGGGGCCGCCCCGAGCAGGAGGTCGACGACCTCATGGCGCTCTTCACCGAGACCATCCGCGACCAGTTCCCCGACCTGCACCGCCAGGGCGTCCACGTCCGCTTCGTCGGCCGCCGCGACCGCTGCCCGCCCGAGCTGCTCGAGCTGATGGTCGACATGGAGGTCCGCACCGCCTCGAACACCCGCCTCGACCTCTGGGTCGCCTTCGACTACGGCGGCCGCGACGAGCTCGTTCGCGCGGCACAGGCCCTCGCCCGCGACGGCGTCTCCGCCGACGCCATCGACGAGAACGCCCTCCGGGCACATCTGTACGCTCCCGAAATGCCCGACCCGGACCTCGTCATCCGCACGAGCGGCGAGCTTCGCGTCTCGAACTTCCTGCTCTGGCAGGCGGCCTACGCCGAGTATCACTTCACGCCGACGCTCTGGCCTGACTTCGACGGTGAGGAGCTCGGCGACGCGCTCGCCGCATACGCCACCCGCCGCCGGCGGTTCGGGAAGCGGTGA
- a CDS encoding cupin domain-containing protein has translation MPYTHLHIDDIEPSGPGGAVRFVRRELGVQAFGINRFDLRPNGTGHEHDESSSGQEEVAVVIAGSGHWVVDGEEVPVREGSFIRFDPQSVRCPHAGPDGLSFISIGSPPGSYEPRGPF, from the coding sequence GTGCCCTACACCCACCTTCACATCGACGACATCGAGCCGAGCGGCCCCGGGGGCGCCGTCCGCTTCGTCCGCCGGGAGCTCGGCGTCCAGGCATTCGGCATCAACCGCTTCGATCTCCGCCCGAACGGCACCGGCCATGAGCACGACGAGAGCTCGAGCGGCCAGGAGGAGGTCGCGGTCGTGATCGCCGGCAGCGGCCACTGGGTCGTCGACGGCGAGGAGGTGCCTGTCCGCGAGGGCTCGTTCATCCGCTTCGACCCGCAGTCGGTGCGGTGCCCGCACGCCGGCCCCGACGGCCTTTCCTTCATCAGCATCGGCTCACCGCCCGGCAGCTACGAGCCGCGCGGGCCGTTCTGA